Proteins from a single region of Gossypium arboreum isolate Shixiya-1 chromosome 1, ASM2569848v2, whole genome shotgun sequence:
- the LOC108481580 gene encoding probable protein phosphatase 2C 25, producing MSCSVAVSNSPAFSPSSSLFLNKTPIISPSTEALNLTLTHLKTSSSPASPSPSPSSPFRLRLPKPPPVSLLSSSSASNSSPSSGSGSAPGLGSGPVSTVLKRKRPARLEIPVVTEAMGLGIPATPCEVGKELEREGDGYSVYCKRGRREAMEDRFSASVELQGDSKKAIFGIFDGHGGAKAAEFAAQKLEKNILDQVITRRDNTAVMDAVKQGYLKTDAEFFKEDNAGGTCCLTALIQNGDLVVSNAGDCRAVLSRGGTAEPLTSDHRPSREDERSRIQNLGGYVDLCRGVWRIQSSLGVSRGIGDRHLKQWVIAEPETKIVSIEPDCEFLILASDGLWDKVSNQEAVDIARPSFIGTDKPNLLFACKKLVDLSVSRGSFDDISVMLVHLGYYI from the exons atgtCGTGTTCCGTTGCCGTATCTAACTCTCCGGCGTTTTCTCCGTCATCGTCCCTTTTCCTTAACAAAACGCCGATCATCTCTCCTTCGACGGAAGCTCTGAATTTAACGTTAACCCACCTCAAGACTTCTTCTTCTCCAGCTTCTCCGTCTCCTTCTCCTTCTTCGCCTTTCAGGCTCCGGCTTCCAAAGCCGCCGCCTGTGTCTTTGCTCTCGTCTTCTTCTGCTTCTAATTCATCGCCTTCCTCCGGTTCGGGTTCGGCTCCAGGACTTGGATCGGGACCGGTATCAACAGTTTTAAAGAGGAAGAGACCGGCGAGGCTGGAAATACCGGTTGTGACGGAGGCCATGGGTTTGGGGATTCCGGCGACGCCGTGCGAAGTCGGGAAAGAGTTGGAGAGAGAGGGAGATGGGTATTCAGTATACTGTAAAAGAGGGAGGAGAGAGGCCATGGAAGATAGGTTCTCAGCTTCAGTTGAACTTCAAGGAGATTCCAAGAAG GcaatttttggcatttttgatGGACATGGAGGTGCTAAAGCTGCAGAGTTTGCAGCCCAGAAATTGGAGAAGAACATTTTAGATCAAGTTATTACAAGAAGAGACAATACTGCTGTAATGGATGCTGTTAAACAAGGTTATTTGAAAACTGATGCTGAGTTTTTTAAGGAAGACAATGCTGGTGGGACATGCTGCCTGACCGCTTTGATCCAAAACGGAGACCTTGTCGTATCGAATGCTGGCGATTGTCGTGCTGTTTTGAGCAGAGGTGGTACGGCGGAACCTCTCACCTCCGATCACCGGCCTTCGAGGGAGGATGAAAGGAGCAGAATTCAAAACCTG GGTGGCTATGTGGATTTATGCCGTGGTGTTTGGAGAATTCAAAGTAGTCTGGGTGTCTCCAGAGGGATCGGAGATCGTCACCTTAAACAGTGGGTGATCGCTGAGCCGGAGACAAAGATCGTTAGTATCGAACCCGATTGCGAGTTCTTAATATTAGCCTCCGATGGCTTATGGGACAAG GTTAGTAATCAAGAAGCTGTTGACATTGCTCGCCCTTCATTCATAGGCACTGATAAACCGAATCTGTTGTTTGCTTGTAAGAAACTCGTTGATCTTTCGGTCTCGCGAGGCTCGTTCGATGATATTAGTGTGATGCTGGTTCATCTGGGGTACTATATTTGA
- the LOC108481581 gene encoding tropomyosin-1-like, with the protein MRNAGLGKTSEQWRQEVQEERSKAEQWEKRFHDTCVRESILKKSLVESQNEKEMLRARVEELEMTLHQSHSRNSAVELKASLNRIEDLRGKIEELEIELQNRELQIQLIKSDNEHWKELLHRSQNQVRNRDRIMGEAVAQIREVAEHLQTLAVQADVLSVKYELESDRGRELARLLKRVKTLGIRARP; encoded by the coding sequence ATGAGAAATGCTGGACTAGGAAAAACGTCAGAGCAATGGCGACAAGAGGTCCAAGAGGAAAGGTCTAAAGCCGAACAATGGGAAAAAAGATTTCATGATACTTGTGTACGAGAGAGCATTTTAAAAAAGAGTTTGGTTGAAAGCCAGAATGAAAAAGAAATGTTAAGAGCTCGAGTAGAGGAGTTAGAGATGACGCTTCATCAATCTCATAGTCGCAACTCTGCAGTAGAGCTGAAGGCAAGCTTAAACAGGATAGAGGATTTGAGAGGGAAGATAGAAGAACTTGAGATAGAACTTCAGAACCGTGAACttcaaattcaacttattaagTCAGATAATGAGCATTGGAAAGAGCTGCTACATAGATCTCAGAATCAGGTCAGGAACAGAGATCGCATCATGGGTGAGGCCGTGGCTCAGATTCGAGAGGTAGCGGAGCATTTGCAAACTCTAGCAGTTCAAGCTGACGTGTTAAGTGTAAAGTATGAATTAGAGTCGGATCGAGGTCGAGAGCTAGCTAGGCTTCTCAagagagttaaaactttgggcataAGGGCTAGGCCGTAA